One segment of Streptomyces sp. YIM 121038 DNA contains the following:
- a CDS encoding tyrosinase cofactor, with product MSGITRRQAIGAASAVAGAAVVGVGAAQGPAVAAGHGAEPGSFDEVYLGRRIQGGPATGHGGHHADHGGGYSVRIDGDELHIMRNADGTWISVINHYDPQATPRALARAAVDDLQGAALVPLAPATR from the coding sequence ATGTCCGGAATCACCCGTCGCCAGGCCATCGGCGCCGCGAGCGCCGTCGCCGGGGCCGCCGTCGTCGGTGTCGGCGCCGCCCAGGGTCCCGCCGTCGCCGCCGGCCACGGCGCCGAGCCCGGCTCCTTCGACGAGGTCTACCTCGGCCGCCGCATCCAGGGCGGGCCCGCCACAGGCCACGGCGGCCACCACGCCGACCACGGCGGCGGCTACTCCGTCCGCATCGACGGCGACGAGCTCCACATCATGCGCAACGCCGACGGCACCTGGATCAGCGTCATCAACCACTACGACCCGCAGGCCACGCCCCGCGCCCTCGCCCGCGCCGCCGTCGACGACCTCCAGGGCGCCGCCCTGGTCCCGCTCGCCCCCGCCACCCGCTGA
- a CDS encoding tyrosinase family protein, producing the protein MTVRKNQAQLTADEKRRFVNALLALKRDGRYDSFVSTHNDFIMSDRDDSDRVGHRSPSFLPWHRRFLIQFEQALQSVDASVALPYWDWTTDRTPAASLWAPDFLGGTGRPRDGQVTDGAFASAGNGWRINVRVDGRDFLRRSLGSSGLQLPTKAEVDSVLAMPVYDAPPWNSASDGFRNHLEGWRGVNLHNRVHVWVGGHMATGASPNDPVFWLHHAYVDKLWTQWQSRHPNAPYLPAAGTRDVVDLHDTMRPWGNVTPAEMLDHTRYYTYDVAA; encoded by the coding sequence ATGACCGTACGCAAGAACCAGGCCCAGCTCACCGCCGACGAGAAGCGCCGCTTCGTGAACGCGCTGCTCGCGTTGAAGCGCGACGGGCGCTACGACTCCTTCGTCTCCACCCACAACGACTTCATCATGAGCGACCGCGACGACAGCGACCGCGTCGGCCACCGCTCCCCGTCGTTCCTGCCCTGGCACCGCCGCTTCCTCATACAGTTCGAGCAGGCCCTCCAGTCCGTCGACGCCTCCGTCGCCCTCCCCTACTGGGACTGGACCACCGACCGCACCCCCGCCGCCTCCCTCTGGGCCCCCGACTTCCTCGGCGGCACCGGGCGCCCCCGCGACGGCCAGGTCACCGACGGCGCCTTCGCCTCCGCCGGCAACGGCTGGCGCATCAACGTCCGCGTCGACGGCCGCGACTTCCTCCGCCGCAGCCTCGGCTCCAGCGGCCTCCAGCTCCCCACGAAGGCCGAGGTCGACTCCGTCCTCGCCATGCCCGTCTACGACGCCCCGCCGTGGAACAGCGCCTCCGACGGCTTCCGCAACCACCTCGAAGGCTGGCGCGGCGTGAACCTCCACAACCGCGTCCACGTCTGGGTCGGCGGCCACATGGCCACCGGGGCCTCACCCAACGACCCCGTCTTCTGGCTCCACCACGCCTACGTCGACAAGCTGTGGACCCAGTGGCAGTCCCGCCACCCCAACGCGCCCTACCTGCCCGCAGCGGGCACCCGCGACGTCGTCGACCTCCACGACACGATGCGCCCGTGGGGCAACGTGACTCCTGCGGAGATGCTGGACCACACGCGGTACTACACCTACGACGTAGCCGCCTGA
- a CDS encoding DUF397 domain-containing protein: MIHVLSVREASNLEWFKSSYSSSGDGNDCVEVALEWTKSSYSSGSEGDSCVEVALEWTKSSYSDSSNPSDCVEVAATPSIIHIRDSKNKQGPRLAFTAGAWRDFVQAATS; encoded by the coding sequence ATGATCCACGTGCTCTCCGTCAGGGAAGCTTCCAATCTGGAGTGGTTCAAGAGCAGCTACAGCAGCAGTGGCGATGGCAACGACTGCGTCGAAGTCGCGCTGGAGTGGACCAAGAGCAGCTACAGCAGCGGCAGCGAGGGCGACAGCTGTGTCGAGGTCGCGCTGGAGTGGACCAAGAGCAGCTACAGCGACAGCAGTAACCCCAGCGACTGCGTCGAGGTCGCCGCGACCCCCAGCATCATCCACATACGGGACTCCAAGAACAAGCAAGGCCCCCGCCTTGCGTTCACGGCAGGGGCCTGGCGGGACTTCGTTCAGGCGGCTACGTCGTAG
- a CDS encoding helix-turn-helix transcriptional regulator, giving the protein MSADSEGVDGAGWDVEPEDEIASVVEALGHQQKRWREAAGLSAAELGEAIGYGEDQVRKVERGARIPRPEYLDAVDRVLGANGFISAMKEEMAKARYPKKVRELAKLEERAVELCLYSNHNIHGLLQTEDHMRALFEGWLPAYTEEELERAVAARLVRRSIFQRGPAPALSFVQEEVTLRRPVGGTMVWRQQLERLLEVGKLRNVSLQVLPTASEEHPGTGGMIEVLKFPDGTALGRSEGAFGSRPVSDPKQLRVLELRFGMIRAQALSPRKSRAFIKHMLGET; this is encoded by the coding sequence ATGAGCGCGGACAGCGAGGGTGTGGACGGGGCGGGCTGGGACGTCGAGCCCGAGGACGAGATCGCGTCGGTCGTGGAGGCCCTCGGCCACCAGCAGAAGCGCTGGCGCGAGGCCGCGGGCCTGAGCGCGGCGGAACTGGGCGAGGCGATCGGCTACGGCGAGGACCAGGTGCGCAAGGTGGAACGCGGGGCGAGGATCCCGCGCCCCGAGTACCTGGACGCGGTGGACCGGGTGCTCGGGGCGAACGGCTTCATCTCGGCGATGAAGGAGGAGATGGCGAAGGCGAGGTACCCGAAGAAGGTTCGAGAACTGGCGAAGCTGGAGGAGCGGGCGGTTGAGCTGTGCCTCTACAGCAACCACAACATTCATGGGCTGCTCCAGACGGAGGATCACATGCGGGCGCTGTTCGAAGGTTGGCTCCCCGCCTACACGGAGGAAGAACTGGAACGCGCAGTGGCTGCCCGCTTGGTGCGGCGATCGATCTTTCAGAGGGGGCCCGCACCGGCCCTCAGCTTCGTGCAGGAGGAGGTGACGCTACGCCGCCCAGTCGGAGGCACAATGGTATGGCGCCAGCAACTGGAACGCCTCTTGGAGGTAGGCAAGTTGCGCAACGTCTCGCTCCAAGTTCTGCCAACTGCAAGTGAGGAACACCCCGGAACTGGGGGCATGATTGAAGTGCTGAAGTTCCCTGATGGGACGGCGTTGGGACGCTCTGAAGGGGCGTTCGGCAGCCGACCGGTCTCCGACCCGAAGCAACTCCGCGTCTTGGAGTTGCGCTTCGGCATGATTCGGGCCCAGGCTCTATCGCCACGCAAGTCGCGCGCCTTCATCAAGCACATGCTGGGAGAAACATGA
- a CDS encoding ATP-binding protein codes for MNTQTPQSLTPVRQFTALMPSSPRGARLARRAVVRQLTAWERPFERAEHVVAELASNAVRHGHVPGRNFRLTLRLAASGVLRVEVSDTCAERLPRAPGAAGPDDESGRGLALVAAFADRWGTEVGPEPRKTVWAELGHGR; via the coding sequence ATGAACACACAGACCCCACAATCCCTGACCCCCGTACGGCAGTTCACCGCGCTGATGCCGTCGAGCCCGCGAGGGGCGCGCCTGGCCCGGCGTGCCGTCGTACGCCAACTCACCGCGTGGGAGCGGCCGTTCGAGCGGGCGGAGCATGTCGTGGCCGAGCTGGCGAGCAACGCGGTGCGGCACGGGCACGTGCCGGGGCGGAACTTCCGTCTGACGCTGCGGCTCGCGGCGAGCGGGGTGCTGCGGGTGGAGGTGAGCGACACGTGCGCCGAGCGGCTGCCCCGCGCCCCGGGGGCGGCGGGGCCGGACGACGAGTCGGGCCGGGGCCTCGCCCTGGTGGCGGCGTTCGCGGACCGGTGGGGCACGGAGGTGGGGCCGGAGCCGCGCAAGACGGTGTGGGCGGAGCTCGGCCACGGCCGGTAG
- a CDS encoding glycosyl hydrolase family 18 protein encodes MALAVLTTLLQVLAVAQGTPAAAAMHTYKAATFNMANGNRWDEGSKFDKGKGNLETDVLLAEEPDIVALQEMGSNAPCKPNEHETRQVTSERLDDTEEPTDWTVTKCDSPFDVAKYDLFFLVIGNGNLTRNLGFLVKEDEGVPFDDKNVHVIGRADDGNRYDSPKPMLGIKLGNTWFYTMHGANNDHNRPRDQGDTVNRIRAAREDAGTNSWTVLGDFNKKAEAWTDPELDGARVVDSEAATYAAPVKQGDPLPTLATGKNLDYAISSTKPPANYGGVRLDDVYSDHHAVLFETFCPAGNVVPRSTARATDCRKQTATVSMGDSYISGEGGRWQGNANTRDKGSWGTDRADDGTVVYEKGTDGKDDCHRSDVAEIKGAEISGIPKERRFNIACSGAETKHVIDTEQNGEKPQVQQLADIAGQYDVDTVALSIGGNDLGFSGIVKGCAASFELNLGACAKKAGEQIRRDLERVRKNVVRSVDAIRATMSKAGQPPGSYRLVLQSYPAPLPASADMKYGEENNDRYNKGGCPFYDADADWTRDYAITAISTMLRGAADESGVSFLDLRDALAGHELCAKSTRQASSDHTLAKPLPAEDAEWVRFVPGFTTPGETQEAIHPNAYGQKALSACLTKFAAATGGDTSPWTYTCRGEKGSKPGDIGVSGDPAIEAAVRTADSGPPYQYLFRGHQYARFEEGTDKPLGEVKDIAAGWSSLRGTSFASGFDAALEAEKYGKRQLILFRGDQYVRVEIPMNSADDTLVKGPMSITTGFKIFEGTPFANGVDAAVEIGDDRIMLFRGGRMAIFKLDIDGTGDKWVMEPRAISEGLPALKGTGFESGIGTAMQRTVYDPEPNGSDVYLINGAQALRLFLDEDLTKSKIEKGPMPVTEMWPSLKGSIFSGEGPQSPRSVRISSWTRNLGTVKRDSVLQRHGPRSEWVSTGPDNASTGRWYITGDLKQDGELETTIRNQTGRYLQGDGGKSSQWASVTDTPRAWKIKGSSKGNLYRITTDDEKWCLAAESFSDDWGFLEPCAGDTRANHLWYIENADITITPRPQPIHRTGHLKSAKDDLVADVDNAWSEPGTRVKALASKDHPAQKWRGRATPEGWQIISALDGAPVLAHDTGKHEARLAKDDDGDKDQLWQAEDAGDGWTRLRNGGRCLTAGGEDETLALKDCASDDAGQRWKALGVTPEPDDNDKGGDAGDPYDDGEPVRDDKPAASGDCRPDGMAKTAGVDTPYCDVYDEQGREWLGNGRSRRVVGYFTGWRTGAKGDPKYLVGNIPWTKVTHINYAFAHVKDDKISVGDTSDPKNPATGMTWPGNPRAEMDDSLPYKGHFNLLTKYKKRHPAVKTLISVGGWAETREFYSMATHADGSVNQGGIDTFADSVVDFLQRYGFDGVDIDYEYPTALPKTGNPKDWDVADPRRKGLTKGYNALMKTLREKLDRAGADRGRYFQLTSAGSSSGYLVRGLDSGQALQYQDFVNVMSYDLHGSWNKYVGPQAPLYDDGKDNELAAAGIYDDQKADTKDFQKHGYFNTDWAYHYYRGALPAGRVNLGLPYYTRGWRDVQGGQDGLWGTASLPRQGDCPLGTGGRGGDSDCGAGAVGIDNVWHDVEDGKEVAAGSNPLWHAKNLQRGTTPGYLKSYGLDTAKQENRLSGRYEEKYSSELEAPWLWNADKKVFLSTENERSIDAKAQYVKDNGIGGVMLWELAGDYAERPGGEYGMGYDLTTRLDKALRAAGPYGATKAGEGRTLPRQVIDADVDLVDFPTSEKDFYPLQPKLRITNNSGETLGRGTEISFDIPTSAPPVIKDGAYKEMPIVKPGRSGPNKGGLKADFHRVTIELGYCEDIPPGKSMDIDVKYYLPITGPANTTVKIGDEEYGITGDKRRGTDTVEPPAPSSGTCPAVDWKPGKTYTPAAGRLWGAFDKGDKGWQFEYQQMNMDHYPDQSRVHLVSPSTTNPNQFWQVKDVGDGWYSIGNGDKCLTATDSGQDLATRDCGDGEQQRWRFVPVNDDGTEGQPGGPRHGKLFKLRAATGQEAEAANGDNDHATHILTGDPERATGAYVKHDGFYWYAQWYTTTEPGRTEADGSSPWKRLGPTP; translated from the coding sequence GTGGCACTGGCCGTGCTCACGACACTGCTACAGGTCCTCGCAGTCGCCCAAGGGACGCCTGCCGCCGCCGCCATGCACACCTACAAGGCGGCTACGTTCAACATGGCGAACGGAAACCGTTGGGACGAGGGCTCGAAGTTCGACAAGGGGAAGGGAAACCTGGAAACCGACGTCCTGCTCGCCGAGGAACCGGACATCGTGGCCCTTCAGGAGATGGGGAGCAACGCACCGTGCAAACCGAACGAACACGAGACACGTCAGGTAACGAGCGAAAGGCTTGACGACACCGAGGAGCCGACGGACTGGACGGTGACCAAATGCGACTCACCGTTCGACGTGGCGAAATACGACCTGTTCTTCCTCGTCATCGGGAACGGCAACCTGACGAGAAACCTCGGCTTCCTAGTCAAGGAGGACGAGGGCGTGCCGTTCGACGACAAAAACGTCCACGTCATCGGCCGTGCCGATGACGGGAACCGGTACGACAGCCCCAAGCCCATGCTCGGCATCAAGCTCGGCAACACGTGGTTCTACACCATGCACGGGGCGAACAACGACCACAACAGGCCCAGGGACCAGGGCGACACCGTCAACCGCATCCGCGCCGCCAGGGAGGACGCGGGCACCAACAGCTGGACGGTGCTCGGGGACTTCAACAAGAAGGCGGAGGCGTGGACCGATCCCGAACTCGACGGGGCGCGCGTCGTGGACTCCGAAGCGGCCACGTACGCGGCCCCGGTCAAGCAGGGGGACCCGCTTCCCACGCTCGCCACCGGAAAGAACCTGGACTACGCGATCAGCAGCACCAAGCCGCCGGCCAACTACGGCGGCGTGCGCCTGGACGACGTCTACTCCGATCACCACGCGGTGTTGTTCGAGACGTTCTGTCCCGCTGGAAATGTCGTGCCGCGCTCCACCGCACGCGCCACGGACTGCAGGAAGCAGACGGCCACCGTCTCCATGGGCGACAGCTACATCTCCGGCGAAGGCGGCCGCTGGCAGGGCAACGCCAACACCCGGGACAAGGGCTCCTGGGGCACCGACCGTGCCGACGACGGGACCGTGGTCTACGAGAAGGGCACGGACGGCAAGGACGACTGTCACCGCTCCGACGTCGCCGAGATCAAGGGCGCCGAGATCTCCGGCATCCCCAAGGAGCGACGCTTCAACATCGCCTGTTCCGGCGCGGAGACCAAGCACGTCATCGACACGGAGCAGAACGGTGAGAAGCCGCAGGTCCAGCAGCTCGCCGACATCGCGGGGCAGTATGACGTCGACACCGTCGCGCTCTCCATCGGCGGCAACGACCTCGGGTTCTCCGGCATCGTCAAAGGCTGCGCGGCCTCCTTCGAGCTGAACCTGGGCGCCTGCGCCAAGAAGGCGGGTGAGCAGATCCGGCGTGACCTGGAGCGCGTACGCAAGAACGTCGTCAGGTCGGTCGACGCCATCCGCGCCACCATGTCCAAGGCAGGACAGCCGCCGGGCAGCTACCGCCTGGTGCTCCAGTCCTACCCGGCCCCGCTGCCCGCGTCCGCCGACATGAAGTACGGCGAGGAGAACAACGACCGGTACAACAAGGGCGGGTGTCCCTTCTACGACGCCGACGCGGACTGGACCCGCGACTACGCCATCACCGCCATCAGCACCATGCTGCGCGGCGCCGCCGATGAGTCGGGGGTGTCCTTCCTCGATCTGCGTGACGCCCTCGCGGGGCACGAGCTGTGCGCCAAGTCGACGCGGCAGGCGTCGTCCGACCACACCCTCGCCAAGCCCCTTCCGGCCGAGGACGCGGAGTGGGTGCGCTTCGTCCCCGGGTTCACCACGCCGGGCGAAACGCAGGAGGCGATCCACCCCAACGCCTACGGCCAGAAGGCCCTGAGCGCCTGTCTGACCAAGTTCGCGGCGGCGACGGGCGGCGACACAAGCCCGTGGACGTACACCTGCCGGGGCGAGAAGGGCAGCAAGCCCGGTGACATCGGCGTGTCCGGCGACCCGGCGATCGAAGCCGCCGTCCGCACCGCCGACAGCGGCCCCCCGTACCAGTACCTCTTCCGCGGCCACCAGTACGCCCGCTTCGAAGAGGGCACCGACAAACCGCTCGGCGAGGTGAAGGACATCGCGGCGGGGTGGTCCAGCCTGCGCGGCACCTCGTTCGCCAGCGGCTTCGACGCGGCCCTCGAAGCGGAGAAGTACGGCAAGCGCCAGCTGATCCTCTTCCGTGGCGACCAGTACGTCCGCGTCGAGATCCCGATGAACAGCGCCGACGACACCCTCGTCAAGGGGCCGATGTCCATCACCACCGGCTTCAAGATCTTCGAGGGCACGCCCTTCGCCAACGGCGTGGACGCCGCCGTGGAGATCGGCGACGACCGGATCATGCTGTTCAGGGGCGGCCGGATGGCCATCTTCAAGCTGGACATCGACGGCACCGGTGACAAGTGGGTGATGGAGCCCCGGGCCATCTCCGAGGGCCTGCCCGCCCTCAAGGGCACCGGCTTCGAGAGCGGCATCGGCACCGCCATGCAGCGGACCGTGTACGACCCGGAGCCGAACGGCTCCGACGTCTACCTGATCAACGGAGCCCAGGCCCTGCGCCTGTTCCTCGACGAGGACCTGACGAAGAGCAAGATCGAGAAGGGGCCGATGCCCGTCACGGAGATGTGGCCGTCCCTGAAGGGCTCCATCTTCTCCGGCGAGGGCCCGCAGTCTCCCCGCAGCGTGCGCATCTCCTCCTGGACTCGCAACCTTGGGACGGTCAAGCGCGACAGCGTGCTGCAGCGCCACGGACCCAGATCCGAGTGGGTGTCCACAGGCCCGGACAACGCCAGCACAGGACGGTGGTACATCACCGGTGACCTGAAGCAGGACGGGGAGCTGGAGACGACCATCAGGAACCAGACGGGACGGTACCTCCAGGGAGACGGCGGAAAGTCATCGCAGTGGGCGTCCGTCACCGACACACCCCGTGCCTGGAAGATAAAGGGATCGTCCAAGGGCAATCTGTATCGCATCACCACGGATGACGAGAAGTGGTGCTTGGCCGCCGAGAGCTTCTCTGACGACTGGGGTTTTCTGGAGCCGTGCGCGGGCGACACCAGGGCGAACCACTTGTGGTACATCGAGAACGCGGACATCACCATCACTCCCCGCCCCCAGCCCATCCACCGCACCGGCCACCTCAAGTCCGCCAAGGACGACCTCGTCGCGGACGTCGACAACGCGTGGTCGGAGCCGGGCACCCGCGTGAAGGCGCTCGCGTCCAAGGACCACCCCGCGCAGAAGTGGCGGGGGCGGGCCACGCCGGAGGGGTGGCAGATCATCAGCGCCCTGGACGGCGCCCCCGTACTGGCCCATGACACCGGCAAGCACGAGGCGCGGCTCGCCAAGGACGACGACGGGGACAAGGACCAGCTGTGGCAGGCCGAGGACGCGGGTGACGGGTGGACGCGGCTGCGCAACGGCGGCCGGTGTCTGACAGCGGGCGGCGAGGACGAGACGCTGGCCCTCAAGGACTGCGCGTCCGACGACGCGGGGCAGCGGTGGAAGGCCCTCGGAGTCACTCCGGAGCCGGACGACAACGACAAGGGCGGCGACGCCGGTGACCCGTACGACGACGGGGAACCCGTGCGCGACGACAAGCCCGCCGCCTCCGGCGACTGCCGTCCCGACGGGATGGCGAAGACGGCCGGGGTGGACACGCCGTACTGCGACGTGTACGACGAGCAGGGCCGCGAATGGCTCGGCAACGGCCGCTCGCGGCGGGTGGTCGGCTACTTCACGGGCTGGCGGACCGGCGCGAAGGGCGACCCGAAGTACCTGGTCGGCAACATCCCGTGGACCAAGGTCACACACATCAACTACGCGTTCGCGCACGTCAAGGACGACAAGATCTCGGTCGGGGACACCTCGGACCCGAAGAACCCGGCCACCGGCATGACCTGGCCCGGCAACCCGCGTGCCGAGATGGACGACTCGCTGCCGTACAAGGGGCACTTCAACCTGCTGACCAAGTACAAGAAGCGGCACCCGGCGGTGAAGACGCTGATCTCGGTCGGCGGCTGGGCCGAGACCCGCGAGTTCTACTCGATGGCCACGCACGCGGACGGGTCCGTGAACCAGGGCGGCATCGACACCTTCGCCGACTCGGTGGTCGACTTCCTCCAGCGGTACGGGTTCGACGGGGTGGACATCGACTACGAGTACCCCACCGCGCTGCCCAAGACCGGCAACCCCAAGGACTGGGACGTCGCCGACCCGCGCCGCAAGGGCCTGACCAAGGGCTACAACGCGCTGATGAAGACCCTGCGGGAGAAGCTCGACCGGGCCGGGGCCGACCGGGGCCGGTACTTCCAGCTGACCTCCGCGGGCTCCTCCTCCGGCTACCTGGTGCGCGGCCTCGACTCCGGCCAGGCGCTTCAGTACCAGGACTTCGTCAACGTCATGTCGTACGACCTGCACGGCTCCTGGAACAAGTACGTCGGCCCGCAGGCGCCGCTGTACGACGACGGCAAGGACAACGAGCTGGCCGCCGCGGGCATCTACGACGACCAGAAGGCGGACACCAAGGACTTCCAGAAGCACGGCTACTTCAACACGGACTGGGCCTACCACTACTACCGCGGCGCGCTGCCCGCGGGCCGCGTCAACCTCGGCCTGCCGTACTACACGCGCGGCTGGCGCGACGTGCAGGGCGGCCAGGACGGCCTGTGGGGCACCGCGTCCCTGCCCCGGCAGGGCGACTGCCCGCTGGGCACCGGCGGCCGGGGCGGCGACTCGGACTGCGGCGCGGGCGCCGTGGGCATCGACAACGTCTGGCACGACGTCGAGGACGGCAAGGAGGTCGCCGCGGGCTCCAACCCGCTGTGGCACGCCAAGAACCTCCAGCGCGGCACCACCCCCGGCTACTTGAAGTCGTACGGGCTCGACACGGCGAAGCAGGAGAACAGGCTGAGCGGGCGCTACGAGGAGAAGTACAGCTCCGAGCTTGAGGCCCCGTGGCTGTGGAACGCGGACAAGAAGGTGTTCCTGTCCACCGAGAACGAGCGGTCGATCGACGCCAAGGCCCAGTACGTGAAGGACAACGGCATCGGCGGCGTCATGCTGTGGGAACTGGCGGGTGACTACGCCGAGCGCCCCGGCGGCGAGTACGGCATGGGCTACGACCTGACGACCCGCCTGGACAAGGCCCTGCGCGCCGCGGGCCCCTACGGGGCGACCAAAGCGGGCGAGGGCCGCACCCTGCCCCGGCAGGTCATCGACGCCGACGTCGACCTGGTCGACTTCCCCACCTCCGAGAAGGACTTCTACCCCCTCCAGCCCAAGCTGCGCATCACCAACAACAGCGGCGAGACCCTCGGCCGGGGCACCGAGATCTCCTTCGACATCCCCACCTCCGCCCCACCGGTCATCAAGGACGGCGCCTACAAGGAGATGCCGATCGTCAAGCCCGGCCGCAGCGGCCCCAACAAGGGCGGATTGAAGGCCGACTTCCACCGCGTGACCATCGAACTCGGCTACTGCGAGGACATACCGCCGGGCAAGTCCATGGACATCGACGTCAAGTACTACCTGCCGATCACCGGCCCCGCGAACACCACGGTCAAGATCGGCGACGAGGAGTACGGCATCACCGGTGACAAGCGCCGGGGCACCGACACCGTGGAGCCCCCAGCCCCGTCCTCGGGCACCTGCCCCGCCGTCGACTGGAAGCCCGGCAAGACCTACACGCCCGCGGCGGGCCGCCTCTGGGGCGCGTTCGACAAGGGGGACAAGGGCTGGCAGTTCGAGTACCAGCAGATGAACATGGATCACTACCCCGACCAGTCACGGGTCCACCTCGTCTCCCCCTCCACGACCAACCCCAACCAGTTCTGGCAGGTCAAGGACGTGGGCGACGGCTGGTACAGCATCGGCAACGGCGACAAGTGCCTCACCGCCACCGACTCGGGCCAGGACCTCGCCACCCGGGACTGCGGTGACGGCGAGCAGCAGCGCTGGCGGTTCGTCCCCGTCAACGACGACGGCACCGAGGGGCAGCCCGGCGGACCCCGCCACGGCAAGCTCTTCAAGCTCCGCGCCGCCACCGGACAGGAGGCCGAGGCCGCCAACGGCGACAACGACCACGCCACCCACATCCTGACCGGCGACCCCGAGCGCGCCACCGGCGCCTACGTCAAGCACGACGGCTTCTACTGGTACGCCCAGTGGTACACCACCACCGAACCGGGCAGGACCGAAGCCGACGGAAGCAGCCCCTGGAAGCGGCTCGGCCCCACGCCGTAG
- a CDS encoding L,D-transpeptidase gives MSGASTGTRGQRGTRGNARIWGRRGAAAALGALLLAGCGGGGGEGGAGGTGGAEGDKPAAAAPAAKPSPRAKPLPEALREGAKVNLFDGQTVGVGMPVSVTFARPVPASERAAVEKRLKVTTDNGTTGSWSWVKDRNLHEGQRIDYRPRSYWKPGTKITVRAGRAIDTTVTVGRSLVATVDVRSHTMTVVKAGATRRVPITAGAPGMDTWNGTMVVSDKQRRVLMDSRTVGYGDAYKGYYDYAVHLTTSGTYLHQNPKANTFAGNSNVTHGCIGLATDGTARRFYEEVIPGDVVRVTGSTETVAAGNGYGDWNVPWDQWKAGSAL, from the coding sequence TTGAGCGGGGCGAGCACGGGAACCAGGGGACAGCGCGGGACCAGGGGCAACGCCCGGATCTGGGGCCGCAGGGGAGCCGCGGCGGCGCTCGGCGCGCTGCTGCTCGCGGGCTGCGGGGGCGGCGGCGGAGAGGGCGGCGCGGGCGGCACGGGCGGCGCCGAGGGCGACAAGCCCGCCGCGGCGGCCCCGGCCGCCAAGCCGTCCCCGCGCGCGAAGCCGCTGCCGGAGGCGCTGCGCGAGGGCGCCAAGGTCAACCTCTTCGACGGCCAGACGGTCGGCGTCGGCATGCCGGTGTCGGTGACGTTCGCCCGGCCGGTCCCGGCGTCGGAGCGCGCCGCGGTCGAGAAGCGTCTGAAGGTCACCACGGACAACGGCACGACCGGCTCCTGGAGCTGGGTCAAGGACCGCAACCTGCACGAAGGGCAGCGGATCGACTACCGCCCCCGGTCGTACTGGAAGCCCGGTACGAAGATCACCGTCCGGGCGGGCAGGGCCATCGACACGACGGTCACCGTGGGCCGCTCCCTGGTGGCCACCGTCGACGTGCGCAGCCACACCATGACCGTCGTGAAGGCCGGGGCGACGCGCCGCGTGCCGATCACGGCGGGCGCTCCGGGGATGGACACCTGGAACGGCACGATGGTCGTCTCCGACAAGCAGCGCCGCGTCCTCATGGACTCCCGGACCGTCGGCTACGGAGACGCGTACAAGGGCTACTACGACTACGCGGTGCACCTGACGACGTCGGGCACGTATCTGCACCAGAACCCGAAGGCCAACACGTTCGCGGGGAACAGCAACGTGACGCACGGCTGCATAGGCCTCGCCACGGACGGCACGGCGCGGCGCTTCTACGAAGAGGTGATCCCCGGGGACGTCGTCCGTGTCACCGGCTCCACGGAGACGGTGGCCGCGGGGAACGGGTACGGCGACTGGAACGTGCCGTGGGACCAATGGAAGGCGGGCAGCGCCCTGTAG
- a CDS encoding SigE family RNA polymerase sigma factor — protein sequence MTEDEFDVFYASAFPRVVGQVYAFTGDHGQAQDVVQEAFVRAWDRRRDFLATEAPEAWIRTVAMRLAVSHWRRARRWLDLVRRTPPPEHAPGPDPEHLALVAALRQLPDAQRLAIVLHHLCDLSVDQVAAETGAPTGTVKARLARGRAALAKLLTVSEADAVGGPATALGGPGAALGGPRAALGGPPSEKETGRVR from the coding sequence ATGACGGAGGACGAGTTCGACGTGTTCTACGCGTCGGCGTTCCCGCGCGTCGTCGGCCAGGTGTACGCGTTCACCGGGGACCACGGGCAGGCCCAGGACGTCGTCCAGGAGGCCTTCGTCCGCGCCTGGGACCGGCGGCGCGACTTCCTCGCCACCGAGGCCCCGGAGGCGTGGATCCGCACGGTCGCCATGCGCCTCGCCGTCAGCCACTGGCGGCGGGCCCGGCGCTGGCTCGACCTCGTGCGCCGCACCCCGCCGCCCGAGCACGCGCCGGGCCCGGACCCCGAACACCTCGCCCTGGTGGCGGCCCTGCGGCAGCTGCCCGACGCCCAGCGCCTCGCGATCGTGCTGCACCACCTGTGCGACCTCAGCGTGGACCAGGTGGCCGCGGAGACCGGTGCCCCCACGGGGACGGTCAAGGCCCGCCTCGCGCGCGGGCGCGCGGCGCTCGCGAAGCTGCTCACCGTGAGCGAGGCCGACGCCGTCGGCGGGCCCGCCACCGCGCTCGGCGGACCCGGCGCCGCGCTCGGCGGGCCCCGTGCCGCCCTCGGCGGGCCGCCCAGCGAGAAGGAGACCGGCCGTGTCCGATGA